Within the Megalopta genalis isolate 19385.01 chromosome 11, iyMegGena1_principal, whole genome shotgun sequence genome, the region CTGGAATGGCTGAGACAAGAACCTCTGGATTTTACGAGCACGGGCTACAGTAAGTTTGTCTTCTTCAGACAATTCGTCCATACCCAAGATTGCGATAATATCTTGAAGTGATTTGTAATCCTGCAAGATCTTCTGTACACCGCGAGCAACGTTGTAATGCTCTGTTCCAATAATATTGGGATCCATAATACGGGAAGTAGAGTCAAGGGGATCGACGGCGGGATAAATACCTGATATCAATCATTCAACGACAATGTTAGTCTTCTTCCAGAATCTATTGGAACGTTATTAGAGTAACAATTCGTTTAATTACCAAGTTCGGCGATAGCTCGAGACAATACAGTAGTAGCGTCTAAGTGAGCAAATGTGGTGGCAGGAGCAGGATCAGTCAAGTCATCAGCAGGCACGTAAATAGCCTGCACAGATGTAATGGATCCCTTCTTGGTGGTCGTAATACGTTCCTGCATGCTACCCATATCAGTTGCCAAGGTTGGTTGGTAACCGACGGCGGATGGAATACGACCCAACAAAGCAGATACCTAGGAAACGtcaattattattaatgaaaGTCTAAATCGAAAATAACAGAAAAGTATAGGTGACACATACTTCTGAACCAGCCTGTGTAAACCTAAAGATGTTATCAATGAAGAGCAATACGTCTTGTCCTTCCTGATCGCGGAAGTATTCGGCAACGGTCAATCCAGTCAAAGCGACTCGGGCACGAGCGCCTGGTGGTTCGTTCATTTGACCATACACCAGAGCTACCTTGGAGGTCTTGTCCTTCAAGGAGATGACACCGGATTCAATCATTTCGTGATACAAATCGTTACCCTCACGCGTTCGCTCGCCCACACCAGCAAACACGGAGTAACCACCATGGGCCTTAGCTACGTTGTTGATCAGCTCCATAATCAATACAGTTTTACCGACACCGGCACCACCGAACAAACCTAACGAATCATATCGTATTGATATTATTGTTTAGACCATTGCACCATGAGGttacatatatatgtaaaaaATCAAATTTACCAATTTTACCACCCTTGGCATAGGGGGCAAGAAGATCCACAACCTTGATACCAGTTACCAGAATTTCCTGTTCAACAGACATTTCTACGAATTCAGGAGCATCTGCATGGATGGGAGCAACCTTGTCAGTAGGAATGGGTCCACGTTCATCAATTGGTTCACCAATGACATTGATAATACGACCCAAGGTCTCAGCACCAACAGGAATACGGATAGGGTATCCAGAATCCAAAACAGTTTGACCACGAACCAGACCCTCAGTACCTGTATAAATACATTTCATCATAGAAAACTATAAGTACAATGGTCATCGAACATTATTTGAatttgattaaaaataataaaaaaaggttAATTTACCATCCATAGCAATGGTGCGCACTGTATTTTCTCCAAGATGCTGAGCAACCTCAAGGACTAGTCTGGGGCTACGATTTTGAACCTCCAGGGCATTAAGAATTGGTGGAAGTGCATCATCGAACTGAACATCAACGACGGCTCCAATGACAGCCACAACTTTTCCTTGGGCCCCACTCTTGCTTGCAGCCTTTGCATAATCTCTACCTAATTGTAAATAAACAGTGAATATTAAATAATCTGTACAATTATCTTTGTACACGGCCAACCAACATTTGTCAAACTTCACAATTATATATCCaatgttaaattattattttcctcAGAAATTATGCATCCATAGGACCTATAGATGaaataatgattaaaataaACTCGATTGAATATTAGATAATACTCACAAGAAGTAAGTTACATAATACAAATTACATGTGTACATTTCAATGAAAACTTAACAAACTTGAATTTCAGACTGCATAAGTATCCGTAATTACTTTATTAAGTGCAAATGATATGTATTTATCGAAAGTTCAAACTTGTTTAATAACTTATACAAGGAAAGAAAGATAATCGATTGTCCACGAGACTTGACTGATGATAATAAGTCTAAGAAAATCAGGTATTTCTTACACCGTGATATTCAAGAGAgaaaatgcgattcaaataaaaACCGAACAATGATCGAAATACTGTCAATTGTAGTCATGACAAAAAACCGTTTCAATGCAGTCAAAAATTAGTCGAAATGACCTTAATGCCGCCATGTTGGCACAGTGGTATCACCACTACGGTACGGTCAAATAATACGGATTATATAATCAATACAATGCTTCCTTTCCTCGATATTCGTATGTCAGTTGtaagaataaaatagataaatgtTAAGTCAGTTTGAAGTATCAGATTGAGACGGTAAAATTCTAGAGGGTGGTACTGGTGGCTCTGTAACTTGTCGGCTGTAACACGATGAGGAACGGTGCGGACAGTGTTACGAGTTTGATTACGACAGGGCGACAAGAACGtttgataaaataataaatcggTTACTCACTGTTCACGGACAGTACTCCGGATACTTTCGCAGCTTCATTTTGGAGAAGGGCTGGTTTGACGGCCCTCAGGGCTCCAGCGGCTGCCTTTGATACAGCACTCAACATCTTGGCCGGTCAAGTGAAGAAAGGCGACCGGAATGATTTCCAATTCGTATGGACTGTACCCTATTGTACAAATTTCGCATGCGCTCTATGAGACCACGTCTGCGCGCATTTCTACTGCGCAAAGTCGTTATTGGATCGTTGCATACAACTGCGTACACGTACAATCGTAAGCCGTGTTCTTATGTGTTCTTATGGAACAGTTCCAGTTTTTACAATGcattgaaataaaatacaatatacataatattaaaaataacctTTCATTCGTTTTGTATCTAAAAACGgtacttgaaattaaatcatataTTGATTTTTCATGCTACTTTGTAGTACATACATACGTTATTCTACTATGGAACCGTTCATTTGAATTGTACTTTTATTAATGAAATAGATCATGATGTTTCTTTTCTTCATTGAATAGTAGTCtgttttataaatattgttgacTATTTGGACCCGCCAATTATAAATTCTTCTTCAATTATATAACTACACATGTACATGACCTAACCTACAATTTTCCATGCGAAGTGTTGATACAGCTTTAAAGGTAGCCGGTTATTTAATTCCCTTTTATTTAGTATCGAATAAGTAAAAATGGTTGAGGAACAGAGAAAACGAGTTGAAGAGCATATGAATAAAATGGTGGAGCAGATTGACAAGTCTCATATTAGAAAAATGCAGGTATATTTGATTGCACTAAAGGGTGTTTTTAGGTTATTTCATTACTTGCACTCTGCCATGATACATTAATGAATATTTCTGTAGTATGTGACAATAGAAATGCAAttcagaaataattttatttcaggGTGACATGCACAGGTGTGCTGCAATATGCTGTGACAATGAAACTTACAGCATGCAGAAAGTACACCACTGTGTAGAGAACTGCAGCAACTCTTTAAATAAAGCTCAACATTATATTCAAGGAGAGTTTGAAAGAGTTCAGGTACTGAATCACTCTCTAATAATAAAAAACAAATTAATTGAAAACCAACAtgaca harbors:
- the ATPsynbeta gene encoding ATP synthase, beta subunit; the encoded protein is MLSAVSKAAAGALRAVKPALLQNEAAKVSGVLSVNSRDYAKAASKSGAQGKVVAVIGAVVDVQFDDALPPILNALEVQNRSPRLVLEVAQHLGENTVRTIAMDGTEGLVRGQTVLDSGYPIRIPVGAETLGRIINVIGEPIDERGPIPTDKVAPIHADAPEFVEMSVEQEILVTGIKVVDLLAPYAKGGKIGLFGGAGVGKTVLIMELINNVAKAHGGYSVFAGVGERTREGNDLYHEMIESGVISLKDKTSKVALVYGQMNEPPGARARVALTGLTVAEYFRDQEGQDVLLFIDNIFRFTQAGSEVSALLGRIPSAVGYQPTLATDMGSMQERITTTKKGSITSVQAIYVPADDLTDPAPATTFAHLDATTVLSRAIAELGIYPAVDPLDSTSRIMDPNIIGTEHYNVARGVQKILQDYKSLQDIIAILGMDELSEEDKLTVARARKIQRFLSQPFQVAEVFTGHAGKLVPLEETIKGFQKILGGDYDHLPEVAFYMVGPIEEVEAKAESLAKQ
- the LOC117226108 gene encoding protein FAM136A, giving the protein MVEEQRKRVEEHMNKMVEQIDKSHIRKMQGDMHRCAAICCDNETYSMQKVHHCVENCSNSLNKAQHYIQGEFERVQNRLQRCVMDCNDKIKDQMGPHPTQNDVDRYSDEFDKCATKCVDSYLDMLPTLEKTMKKVLASKKYEQQ